A window of Colletes latitarsis isolate SP2378_abdomen chromosome 11, iyColLati1, whole genome shotgun sequence genomic DNA:
ATAGACGAACCTCCAGGTAAAACGGATAGAAACGGTCAAGCAACGAAATGTCTAGCTTCGAATAAAGGCCTTTTCGCGTTACGATATCCGGAAGTTAGAGTTTCCACTGACTAGGAAACTGGGGAAATAGAAAAAAGTCAAATGGTTCGCGAATCGGACCTTGAAATTTGAGGGATGCGTACTCGGAGGGACGACAGCCCTGCAAGGACGCTTTGTTTCTATATTTACCGACCCAGGGATAAACTGACGAGCGACGTTAGGAATCGAACGTAATTCTCAGCCACTTCTCTGTGGTTGGTCGTTTCGTGGCCGTGGCCTCGCCGTTCGCGCGCGGTCCGACCGAGCGTGGTAGAAACGATGGCGGAAAAACCGACGAGGTTCGTTTTTCGGCAATGATTACGAGCGTCGAGGACGGAGTTTATCGTGGGTCTGCGAAATGCCGCGATATTCGATCAATACCGGCAGGTATTCGACGGCACACGGGTCTCGTTCGCAAGGGCTGCTGCTGTTTAGCGGTTTCACCGCGCGCGCCAGGCGAGTGGAAAAACGGAAAGGACAATTCTCCAGCGAGGAGAACGAGGATAAAACGCACCCGTATACCTACCGGGTGGTTGGAAGTTATGGTGGGGGGGACAGAGAGCGAGGCAACGGGATTCTAGCTACCTGAGAAACCTTCGGGAAAGTGGGCTAAACACCGTGACACGGCTTAACCGTTTCCTATGTCGTGCGATTTGTCCGCAAATCTTGCAAATTTTTGTCGCGTATTCCGGTATGCAAATGGGGGAACCGGCTGCTGTTAGAAAAAGTCCGATCGTCTAAACATGCGTTACGATAATGCAGGCGGGAAAGATTTTCTTGCCAAAATGAACAGCAATCGTCGAAGATTTTTCGCGTGCCCCTTTAAAACATTCGTACGATACATTTGAAACGATACAAAACTTGAATTACATTTTTGTATAAATTTACTAtacaaaaaaaatactaaaaagcaATTCCCTTGATCCTTCGATAAACGAAAAATTGACTGCTGGTACTCTgcaggttttttccgtgttgcggTTTTCCGGATCGTGGGATTACATCGGACCATGTTTCTCATTACAGGTACCATCACGGACAGTTCCGTTCCGCAACAAGAAAAATGTCTGGGGCGGGTAAAAGGACTTACCTTCGCGAGGTAAATCCCTATCTCATTTGTCCGTTGTGCAGAGGGTACCTTATAGACGCAACCACCGTGGTCGAGTGTTTGCATTCGTGTAAGTGAATCGAATCGGCTACGCATTACGTTCCCCTGGACGAATAACGATTCgtgtttttttttctgttcAGTTTGCAGAAGCTGTATTTTGAAGCACCTGAACACGGAAGCTCATTGCCCGTCTTGCAAGCATGTTCTCAATAAAGCGAAACCGAACATCAAGTAAGTTCGACTTAACGAAAAtgttggaaaaatattttgaacgAACAATGATTATTTTTCAGAGCGGACAAAGCGTTACAGGATATCGTGTACAAATTGGTTCCTGGACTGTACCACAAAGAGATGCGCAAGAGAAGAGAGTTCTACAAAAAACATCCGGAGCACGGTAATGCTTCAACACCTTTTCCTCTAACGTAAATGCGTGGTTTTTGCGCGCATTAGTCTAATAAAGTAATGGCCTTTTCAGCCGATTTTGCGACTCCGGAGCAACGCGGCGAAGACGTGAGCGGAAGGTTAATTTTCgccccggaggacgcggtcagtTTAAGTTTAGAGTACTTACCGCCCGGAGCGGATCCACTGACTATTCTACTCAGCGCTTTGGACGATGCCAACAATTTGAGCGGATCCAACAACCAAATTATCAATAATAATACCAACAATCATAGCACAAATACGAGTAACAGGCGGTACCTTCAGTGTCCCGCGCTGGTGACTATCGCGcacttaaaaaaatttttagctTTGAAATACAGCGTGGACATGACTAGATATACTATTGAAATTTGCCATCGACGTGCTCCGCTTCCGGAACACTGGACCCTCATGGACGTCGCCTACATCTACGCGTGGAAAAGGGTAATTTTTATCTTAATCGCCTGAATATTCGAAACTTATTCCCTTCGAGTCATTAACGATTGATAATTGTGCTTTTAGAATGCACCGATGCGATTTTTTTACCGAGTAGCATTGGAGGAGCAGACGTTAGAGGCGCCTCCGCACGACAGGCCTTCCACGCCTGGTCTGGGCGCGAGTTTACCTCCAGTCGACGTTACCGTCGCTGCACGAGATAATATCAACGCAGAAAATCCTGAGGATAACGTGGAATTAAAGACGGAAGTCGGACGTGCGAACAACCACGACGAGAAACAAACGTCGGACGATCAAAGTGAAGTTCCAAGCGAAAAAGCGCGGTCCCCGAGCGACCAAAAGCAAGTAACGGAAGTCAAGAACGTTGACGCGAAAGCGGAACAACCGTCTAGTAACGTGACAACTTCGACGACAGTTTCGGTTACCGTAACGAATACGACGACAACGACGACCACCGTGGTCGCGTCAACTACCTCGACCAGCACGACCAGCAAGCAAATTAAAACGCCCATCAAGATACTGAAGAATCCAGACGGAAGGTACGAAGTCTTACGAACTCCAAATGCGAGTTGGAACTCGAAGGAACAGAGTACTACGGGGACGGAAACGAAGTCCTCCAGTCCTGAGTTCAGCGTAGTTAGCATAGGTAACGGACAGAACTCGAACGGAGTCAAGATAACCCTGAAGCAATGCACGCCGAACAGTGTGAGCCCAAATAAGCCCAAGGTAATTAGCAACGTGTTATTGCACTGCGGTGGTCAAGTGGAAAAGAGAGATTCCTCGAATTCGTTGGTCATACAACAAGTTCAAAGAAACAGGGAAAAACAGCAGCTGGACAAGCAAGAGAAACACAGACGCAGGGTTACTTTCGTGGATCGGTCGACTCCCGAGAAAACCACGACTAACGCGTTGAAAGTAGCGCTGAAAAAGCCGGCAGAGCTGCAGGAGAAGAAACAATTTCTTCAATGTTTCCAGTTAACTGCCAAAGAGACGGTACCTGATTCACCATTGGACTCTAAACCGTATGATTTTAACGCTGGTTGTGAATCGAGCGATGCGAAAAACGATGGTAATACCACCACTCTGAAGAAGGAACAGGACAATGGTAAGGTCGAGACACCGAGCAACGCAGAAGGACAGAAAAAGAACAGCGTCGAGAATAGCGGTGTAAACGCAGGTGGAAATACGGTGAACACGAGTAAACGCATTGTCGCGGCGAGCGGAATTAGCGGCAACGCGCGAGTGAACGCGAACAAACAGTGCAGTGACGTAGACACGCGCGCGTTCGGTTATGTAAAGACCGCGAACGCGACGACCGCGAGTAGCAATTCTACGAAGGTTGACGTGTACACTTTCTCCAACGATCCGCCAATACTTCCAGCAGGAGCAGTAAAGAGGAAGTGCCCGCCAGGATTACCGATCTTCGATATCAAACGAAAACGACAACAGGCTCAAACGCAAACTGCAAAGAAACAAACTCCTGCCCCTACAGCTGCTcctccgcctcctcctccaccgcctgcTGCTTCACCAGCTCCTATACAAAACAACGTGAAGTCTCCGCGAAAGCTACCGACCGAGCACGTTATTCCTGCGAAAAGGTCTGCGAACATAATCGGTGAAGCTGGTCCTAGTCGAGCACCCGCGACGCAAAGTTCAAAACCTTCGGTGGGCCCGATGCTTTCGAACGACACGAGGAACATCTTGGATGGTTGCGGACTGAATATACCCGCGAGTCTAAGCATAACCCTCACGGCGCCAAAATCACCCGGTAACAATGGCGGATTCGTCGAGCCCATCGTCTCCAAGGACAACCGAAAGAACACGTTAGGAAAAGTGAGTCCCAGCATCACTCTGAACGACAGGTCCGTCGATCCGCGAGTATTGAAAGCACTAAAGGCTGGGCAAATAAGAATGCCAGCACCACCTAAACCGAGGCAGACCAAACAACCGGAACGCGAGATGGCCCCGCAGCGACAGTCGACTCCTAGCAAACGGAAACGAGAACAGGATTCACGGGATATTTTGGACCTTAGCGGAGGAAAGAAAGTGGACATGCATCCATTGAGAATACCTCAACCGGTGACAAAGTTGAAGGCGAAATCGTCGGTACGAGACAACATGTCGAACATTCCGGATCAGGGGCAAGTAGTGACACTGATGGGTGGCCACAGGTACTATCGAGCTCCTCCCGGTTCTTTAACGCCGGCGGCACATCGAGTGAACGACTGTCCGATTCCTACACCGTCGCGTGCCCCGGTCTACGCTCCTGGACTTTCCAGTCCCATGAGCACCAGTCGAGCGAACACGAATCTATCGTCCGTTTTCCCAAGCCTACAGAGTCTCTACGCCCTGAGTCAAGCACCAAATCTTCAACAGTTTCAAATGGACGCGAGGTTGAGGTTACCACGCGGAACCGACGCGAATTCTTCCGGTATAGCTAACACGGACAACCGGCCAATGAATTGCAACATACCTAGCAAGAGTCATCTAGCCGCTCAGTGTGCACCGGTAAAACCAGCCAGATCGTCGGTCGCTTCTTTAGCGGTTCCTATTAGTAAACAACAGCAGTCGAACGAGAGGCCCGCGTCTGCCTGTCTTAACAGGGCCCTTACGAACGAAATGAACAAGACTTCTGCGTTTCGAAATAACGAGGCTCCAAATTCTACCGATACTGGTCAGCAATTGTCCGTCCAAACGAAATATCCGCCGGTTACAGAAAGCAACAACCGATATTCGCCGCGAAGCAGTACCACCAACAACGCCAACAGCGAGGATAAAACATCGTCCACCGAGGTGGCGCGCGATTCGAATTTGGAAACCGCTAACGATTCCAGAAAGGAGCCAGACAATTCAGCGCGTCAGACACCTCAACGCGAAGCGGCCAGTCCAAGAGTGTCGTCCACGGCTtctccgtcgccacctcccggaGACACTAGTGCGAGTGCAAATAACGATAATACTGCTAGTCGTAATAGCGATAACGCGAACACTGCTTCGAACGGAATCGACGACGTACCTACAACGAGTCCGACGAAAAGTAGTACGACCGTCGAAGTGTCGAGTAGTAAATCACCCGCCAGTCCAGATTCCAGTTCAGTAACGATCGAAAGTCCTTCCAGCAAAAGATGCTTGACGGTGGAACCAGAGTTCCCGTCCCCGTCGGACGGATTAAAGTCTTCCGAAAATTCAACAAAGACCGCGAACGGCGCGGTCGAAGTCTCGACGAACGATAACGAGAAGAAAATCTCTTTCAAGCAGCCCGACGATAAACAACTGACGTCGGAAATGTTTCAGAAAAGACTGTTAGCCGCGTTCCCTTCCAACGAGTGGGCGAACAACCCTATCGCCGCGGAACATCTCGGAAATTTTCTGAAAAGTCTGAACGCGTCGATCAAGTCGGAAACGAAATTGGATAGTGTCGGAGCGGAAAAGATCGAAAGTCGGCATGCGTTGGAAGACGCGACGCGTGTAAATAACGAGGCTACGTCGAAGTCTCAGACGGACGTTGTTGAACGATCTTAACCACGCGAACTGCTCTGCAGATGGATAAGTTGCTTTGTCTTCGAGCAAAGACGAAAGATACATCACTGCCAATGTAATGTTATTGAATGACTTTTAGCATGGATGTGTAACGATTTTTATCGTCTATTTAGGACGCTTTAAAACATTATGCACACGGTGTCCCGTAACGGGCGGCATGACTGGAACGTAAGGTgtaattctagaaaaattattaccTTTTTTCCTTTCCGCCTACTGCGGAACACCTTGTGCAAATTTACGGTGTACGCGCGCCGCGAAATACAGGGAGATAACAGCGTCAACgctggaaatattattttttcaaattttttaaagacACGCATCCTTCGAGAAGTTTTAATCTACGCATAGTTGCTTCATCGAGTTACCAACGTTTACGCAACGTTCCAAGTCTTGCTCGATTTTGCAATAGAAAAGGAATCCGAAAAATTGTCTTAGATGTCGAAACCAGACGTGATATTCAATATGCGAATAGTTTCGTATAATTCTGTTATTTGTCGCGCGAAAACTGTTCCTATCTCGGTCCACTGTAACTATGCAAAAGCGGAATGTTTCTTGAAGTACCTCGCATTGTATTATAGTCGAGTTGGCTTCAAACTGGCCACTCGATTTTATCCCATTTACAGAATTCGTCATCATGATTCATTTGATCTTTTATAATCAACATTCAAATACCATAACCTCAAACATAAACACAAAGTCGATGAAATAGCATAAGTAAAAATTTGTAATGATACAAAATCTGCTTTTCAAGTCGTCTATGGTTAATTTATAACTTGTACgtaagaaagaaacacagggacCGAAATTGAAAGAGAAAAAACTTTTTAACACATTCACAGTCACTGACATAAATTTACATCATTACA
This region includes:
- the LOC143347784 gene encoding uncharacterized protein LOC143347784 — its product is MPGKSAVPLKIGMANLCQATNDRGLTLTFIGYLSYHHGQFRSATRKMSGAGKRTYLREVNPYLICPLCRGYLIDATTVVECLHSFCRSCILKHLNTEAHCPSCKHVLNKAKPNIKADKALQDIVYKLVPGLYHKEMRKRREFYKKHPEHADFATPEQRGEDVSGRLIFAPEDAVSLSLEYLPPGADPLTILLSALDDANNLSGSNNQIINNNTNNHSTNTSNRRYLQCPALVTIAHLKKFLALKYSVDMTRYTIEICHRRAPLPEHWTLMDVAYIYAWKRNAPMRFFYRVALEEQTLEAPPHDRPSTPGLGASLPPVDVTVAARDNINAENPEDNVELKTEVGRANNHDEKQTSDDQSEVPSEKARSPSDQKQVTEVKNVDAKAEQPSSNVTTSTTVSVTVTNTTTTTTTVVASTTSTSTTSKQIKTPIKILKNPDGRYEVLRTPNASWNSKEQSTTGTETKSSSPEFSVVSIGNGQNSNGVKITLKQCTPNSVSPNKPKVISNVLLHCGGQVEKRDSSNSLVIQQVQRNREKQQLDKQEKHRRRVTFVDRSTPEKTTTNALKVALKKPAELQEKKQFLQCFQLTAKETVPDSPLDSKPYDFNAGCESSDAKNDGNTTTLKKEQDNGKVETPSNAEGQKKNSVENSGVNAGGNTVNTSKRIVAASGISGNARVNANKQCSDVDTRAFGYVKTANATTASSNSTKVDVYTFSNDPPILPAGAVKRKCPPGLPIFDIKRKRQQAQTQTAKKQTPAPTAAPPPPPPPPAASPAPIQNNVKSPRKLPTEHVIPAKRSANIIGEAGPSRAPATQSSKPSVGPMLSNDTRNILDGCGLNIPASLSITLTAPKSPGNNGGFVEPIVSKDNRKNTLGKVSPSITLNDRSVDPRVLKALKAGQIRMPAPPKPRQTKQPEREMAPQRQSTPSKRKREQDSRDILDLSGGKKVDMHPLRIPQPVTKLKAKSSVRDNMSNIPDQGQVVTLMGGHRYYRAPPGSLTPAAHRVNDCPIPTPSRAPVYAPGLSSPMSTSRANTNLSSVFPSLQSLYALSQAPNLQQFQMDARLRLPRGTDANSSGIANTDNRPMNCNIPSKSHLAAQCAPVKPARSSVASLAVPISKQQQSNERPASACLNRALTNEMNKTSAFRNNEAPNSTDTGQQLSVQTKYPPVTESNNRYSPRSSTTNNANSEDKTSSTEVARDSNLETANDSRKEPDNSARQTPQREAASPRVSSTASPSPPPGDTSASANNDNTASRNSDNANTASNGIDDVPTTSPTKSSTTVEVSSSKSPASPDSSSVTIESPSSKRCLTVEPEFPSPSDGLKSSENSTKTANGAVEVSTNDNEKKISFKQPDDKQLTSEMFQKRLLAAFPSNEWANNPIAAEHLGNFLKSLNASIKSETKLDSVGAEKIESRHALEDATRVNNEATSKSQTDVVERS